One genomic window of Malaciobacter molluscorum LMG 25693 includes the following:
- a CDS encoding MaoC family dehydratase, whose protein sequence is MSKINLGNFFEDFEIGQKIIHPLPRTITDGDVSFYIALTGSRFALHSSDVLAQRMGYKKKPLDDLLMFHLTFGKSVQDISLNAIANLGYAEVSFPNPVFVGDTVRLETEIIGLKENSNGKSGVVYVHSIGYNQDKQEVLNLKRWVMVHKKNKEQISGIKHIPTFEKTQPITRNINIPKQKDIDTSATGGKFFFEDYITGERLNHPEGITIDDSDHTLATKLYQNNAKVHFDDFMMKNTPMKQRLMYGGHVISIARTISFNGLENAQWIYSINSGTHANPTFGGDTIYAYTEIVETIEHEREDIGLLRLRTIAVKNQKSEEIESPKAEDGNYLKNVVLDLDYTVIIPKRKTKK, encoded by the coding sequence TTGTCTAAGATTAATTTAGGTAATTTTTTTGAAGATTTTGAAATTGGACAGAAAATAATTCACCCACTTCCTAGAACAATTACTGATGGTGATGTATCTTTTTACATTGCCTTAACGGGAAGTAGATTTGCATTACATTCATCAGATGTATTAGCGCAAAGAATGGGATATAAAAAGAAACCTCTTGATGATTTATTAATGTTTCATTTAACATTTGGGAAATCAGTTCAAGATATATCTTTAAATGCTATTGCAAATTTAGGCTATGCTGAAGTATCTTTTCCTAATCCTGTATTTGTAGGTGATACAGTAAGATTAGAAACAGAAATTATTGGATTAAAAGAGAATTCAAATGGGAAAAGTGGAGTTGTATATGTTCATTCAATTGGTTATAACCAAGATAAACAAGAAGTTCTTAATCTAAAAAGATGGGTTATGGTTCATAAAAAGAATAAAGAACAAATAAGTGGAATAAAACATATTCCTACATTTGAAAAAACTCAACCAATTACAAGAAATATCAATATTCCCAAACAAAAAGATATTGATACATCTGCAACTGGTGGGAAATTCTTTTTTGAAGATTATATTACAGGTGAAAGATTAAATCATCCAGAAGGAATTACTATTGATGACAGTGATCATACATTAGCAACAAAACTATATCAAAATAATGCAAAAGTTCATTTTGATGATTTTATGATGAAAAACACACCAATGAAACAAAGATTAATGTATGGTGGGCATGTTATTTCAATAGCTAGAACTATTTCGTTTAATGGATTAGAAAATGCACAGTGGATTTACTCAATAAATAGTGGGACGCATGCAAATCCAACATTTGGAGGTGATACTATTTATGCTTATACAGAAATAGTTGAAACAATTGAACATGAAAGAGAAGATATAGGATTATTAAGATTAAGAACAATTGCTGTTAAAAATCAAAAATCAGAAGAGATTGAATCACCAAAAGCTGAAGATGGTAATTACTTAAAAAATGTAGTACTTGATTTAGATTACACTGTAATCATTCCTAAAAGAAAGACAAAAAAATAA